In the genome of Raphanus sativus cultivar WK10039 chromosome 4, ASM80110v3, whole genome shotgun sequence, one region contains:
- the LOC108853341 gene encoding F-box/kelch-repeat protein At3g13680-like, translating into MMTICDLPVDLVEDEIISRLPMTSLRSVRYTCKTWNTLCKNRIFFGKPKKHFLMMDSWRICLMNFDLSKGGNPSIRQESILDQIQISNVFHCDGLLLCVLKDSSRLVVWNPYSGQTRWIEPRHSFQFRDSFSLGYDSNLNHKILRIFDEIHPVTSRHVLGFEIYCLSSGSWKFLDVVNTHWEILSNVRSVSLKGNTYFTAQKIITEGNTIKSFGGFFVCFDFTTERFGPLRPLPSQPEHGRFSICLSCVREDQLAVLYQQLDNTVEISVTDKISPDVVSWTKFLKLLIGSWVNPFSRSLFIDEEKKVAVVFSLELGKACFYQTAHVIGQDGYFKSVRIGEALNVDILNYCAPLVCSSYLPSLLQIKATNRTNGKNVIIH; encoded by the coding sequence ATGATGACAATTTGCGACCTTCCAGTGGATTTGGTAGAGGATGAGATAATCTCTAGGCTGCCGATGACATCTCTGAGATCAGTGAGATATACCTGCAAAACTTGGAACACTTTATGTAAAAATCGGATCTTTTTTGGTAAACCAAAGAAGCACTTCTTGATGATGGACTCGTGGAGGATTTGTTTGATGAACTTCGATCTCAGCAAAGGCGGCAACCCGTCTATAAGACAAGAAAGCATACTTGATCAAATCCAGATCTCTAATGTGTTCCACTGTGATGGCTTGTTGCTATGCGTTCTTAAGGATAGCTCTAGGCTCGTGGTATGGAATCCTTACTCAGGGCAAACGAGGTGGATCGAACCCAGACACAGTTTCCAATTCAGAGACAGCTTTTCTCTCGGATACGACAGCAACCTTAACCACAAGATCCTGAGGATATTCGATGAGATTCATCCAGTTACAAGTAGGCATGTTTTAGGGTTCGAAATTTACTGTCTTAGCTCGGGTTCTTGGAAGTTTCTTGATGTCGTCAATACCCACTGGGAGATATTGTCTAATGTACGCAGCGTCTCTTTAAAAGGAAACACTTATTTTACTGCTCAAAAGATCATAACGGAGGGGAATACGATAAAAAGTTTTGGAGGTTTCTTCGTCTGTTTTGATTTCACAACAGAGAGGTTCGGACCGCTTCGGCCTCTACCGTCTCAGCCTGAACATGGAAGATTTTCCATCTGTCTGTCTTGTGTTAGAGAAGACCAGCTCGCTGTGTTGTATCAACAGTTAGATAACACAGTCGAGATTAGTGTTACAGACAAGATTAGTCCTGATGTTGTGTCGTGGACAAAGTTTTTGAAGCTGCTCATTGGCTCTTGGGTTAACCCTTTCTCCCGTAGCCTTTTCATTGACGAGGAAAAGAAAGTCGCTGTGGTTTTCAGTCTAGAACTGGGCAAGGCATGTTTCTACCAAACTGCTCACGTCATTGGACAAGATGGATACTTCAAATCTGTGAGAATCGGAGAAGCTCTGAATGttgatattttgaattattgTGCCCCACTGGTGTGCTCTTCATATCTTCCAAGCTTACTACAAATCAAGGCAACCAACCGTACTAATGGAAAGAATGTGattatacattaa